A single region of the Ptychodera flava strain L36383 chromosome 9, AS_Pfla_20210202, whole genome shotgun sequence genome encodes:
- the LOC139140785 gene encoding tRNA wybutosine-synthesizing protein 2 homolog isoform X1 codes for MAAPFTDGMEGRERLLSEFTVIVDSKYAQSTRQQLEEECLWDDTRRLQKLQGGKVAIPITESGKSVLCKTDSLIQMKLQDTEFDIKALPLPKAKKALVVTPYEKLLNVVRQHLQIAGITVNPTIQNDLPKHWEIHGDLVVFQDTKFTLPLWMDIGKAFWMAVAQALNVGRIAKKSRVTEDGFRTPSVQLILGNDGWVEHIDNGIRYSYDVTKCMFSMGNITEKLRLAKLDCQGETVVDLYAGIGYFTLPYLVHAGASMVHACEWNANAVEALKRNLVLNRVNHRCVVHAGDNRELCPRGVADRVNLGLIPSSEDGWPVACAALKPSTGGILHIHGNVTTEIKGGSTYMEKTVPENASKGLRSDSLNKQTESDGKSVLDNEGIECYKQCMSEDSTEHSNRVSFERQDRSKMGSTDKGDNDGQIRLLDSGQNVTSDQSSSRLGLMIGSDFIKAEWNQWASKVKSRIEKLLQETHKKEWTVEILHVEHVKPYAPHIDHLVVDLQCQPTVQ; via the exons atggcggcgccctTTACCGACGGAATGGAGGGAAGGGAACGGTTGCTGTCGGAGTTTACCGTCATTGTTGACTCAAAATATGCCCAGAGTACAAG GCAACAACTAGAGGAAGAATGTCTGTGGGATGACACAAGACGTTTGCAAAAACTACAAGGTGGCAAAGTCGCCATTCCCATAACTGAAAGTGGTAAAAGTGTCCTGTGCAAAACTGACAGCCTGATACAGATGAAATTGCAAGACACAgaatttgatataaaagcacTCCCGTTACCCAAAGCCAAGAAAGCATTAGTGGTCACTCCATATGAGAAATTATTAAATGTTGTTAGGCAGCATCTGCAAATAGCAGGCATCACAGTGAACCCTACAATTCAAAATGACTTACCAAAACACTGGGAAATACACGGTGACCTGGTCGTATTCCAAGACACAAAGTTCACGCTGCCATTATGGATGGATATAGGGAAAGCCTTCTGGATGGCTGTGGCTCAAGCACTTAATGTTGGTCGGATTGCAAAGAAGAGCCGTGTTACAGAGGATGGATTCAGGACTCCCTCAGTGCAACTGATTCTCGGAAATGACGGTTGGGTGGAACATATTGATAATGGCATTAG GTACTCATATGATGTGACAAAATGTATGTTTTCGATGGGCAATATTACAGAGAAACTACGTTTGGCTAAGTTGGACTGCCAAGGTGAAACAGTTGTAGATCTCTATGCAG GGATTGGCTATTTCACCTTGCCTTATTTGGTCCATGCTGGTGCATCCATGGTCCATGCCTGTGAATGGAATGCCAACGCCGTGGAGGCTTTGAAGAGGAATTTGGTACTTAACAGGGTTAATCATAGGTGTGTTGTCCACGCCGGAGATAACAGAGAG CTGTGCCCCAGAGGTGTTGCTGACAGGGTCAACCTCGGTTTAATACCCAGCTCAGAGGACGGATGGCCAGTGGCCTGTGCTGCCCTCAAACCATCTACTGGTGGAATACTTCATATCCATGGAAATGTAACAACAGAAATAAAGGGCGGGTCCACTTACATGGAAAAGACAGTTCCAGAGAATGCATCGAAAGGATTGAGGAGCGATTCCTTGAATAAGCAGACTGAAAGTGACGGAAAGTCTGTACTGGATAATGAAGGTATAGAGTGTTACAAACAGTGCATGTCAGAGGACAGTACTGAACACTCAAATAGGGTCAGTTTTGAAAGACAGGACAGGTCAAAAATGGGGTCAACTGACAAAGGTGACAACGATGGACAGATAAGGTTATTGGACTCTGGACAGAATGTGACCAGCGACCAAAGTTCAAGTAGATTAGGACTGATGATTGGGTCAGATTTCATCAAAGCAGAATGGAATCAGTGGGCTTCTAAagtaaaatcaagaatagagaAACTCTTGCAAGAAACTCACAAGAAGGAGTGGACTGTTGAAATACTCCATGTTGAACACGTGAAACCATATGCACCACACATTGACCATCTTGTTGTTGATTTACAGTGTCAACCCACTGTGCAATGA
- the LOC139140785 gene encoding tRNA wybutosine-synthesizing protein 2 homolog isoform X2, which produces MKLQDTEFDIKALPLPKAKKALVVTPYEKLLNVVRQHLQIAGITVNPTIQNDLPKHWEIHGDLVVFQDTKFTLPLWMDIGKAFWMAVAQALNVGRIAKKSRVTEDGFRTPSVQLILGNDGWVEHIDNGIRYSYDVTKCMFSMGNITEKLRLAKLDCQGETVVDLYAGIGYFTLPYLVHAGASMVHACEWNANAVEALKRNLVLNRVNHRCVVHAGDNRELCPRGVADRVNLGLIPSSEDGWPVACAALKPSTGGILHIHGNVTTEIKGGSTYMEKTVPENASKGLRSDSLNKQTESDGKSVLDNEGIECYKQCMSEDSTEHSNRVSFERQDRSKMGSTDKGDNDGQIRLLDSGQNVTSDQSSSRLGLMIGSDFIKAEWNQWASKVKSRIEKLLQETHKKEWTVEILHVEHVKPYAPHIDHLVVDLQCQPTVQ; this is translated from the exons ATGAAATTGCAAGACACAgaatttgatataaaagcacTCCCGTTACCCAAAGCCAAGAAAGCATTAGTGGTCACTCCATATGAGAAATTATTAAATGTTGTTAGGCAGCATCTGCAAATAGCAGGCATCACAGTGAACCCTACAATTCAAAATGACTTACCAAAACACTGGGAAATACACGGTGACCTGGTCGTATTCCAAGACACAAAGTTCACGCTGCCATTATGGATGGATATAGGGAAAGCCTTCTGGATGGCTGTGGCTCAAGCACTTAATGTTGGTCGGATTGCAAAGAAGAGCCGTGTTACAGAGGATGGATTCAGGACTCCCTCAGTGCAACTGATTCTCGGAAATGACGGTTGGGTGGAACATATTGATAATGGCATTAG GTACTCATATGATGTGACAAAATGTATGTTTTCGATGGGCAATATTACAGAGAAACTACGTTTGGCTAAGTTGGACTGCCAAGGTGAAACAGTTGTAGATCTCTATGCAG GGATTGGCTATTTCACCTTGCCTTATTTGGTCCATGCTGGTGCATCCATGGTCCATGCCTGTGAATGGAATGCCAACGCCGTGGAGGCTTTGAAGAGGAATTTGGTACTTAACAGGGTTAATCATAGGTGTGTTGTCCACGCCGGAGATAACAGAGAG CTGTGCCCCAGAGGTGTTGCTGACAGGGTCAACCTCGGTTTAATACCCAGCTCAGAGGACGGATGGCCAGTGGCCTGTGCTGCCCTCAAACCATCTACTGGTGGAATACTTCATATCCATGGAAATGTAACAACAGAAATAAAGGGCGGGTCCACTTACATGGAAAAGACAGTTCCAGAGAATGCATCGAAAGGATTGAGGAGCGATTCCTTGAATAAGCAGACTGAAAGTGACGGAAAGTCTGTACTGGATAATGAAGGTATAGAGTGTTACAAACAGTGCATGTCAGAGGACAGTACTGAACACTCAAATAGGGTCAGTTTTGAAAGACAGGACAGGTCAAAAATGGGGTCAACTGACAAAGGTGACAACGATGGACAGATAAGGTTATTGGACTCTGGACAGAATGTGACCAGCGACCAAAGTTCAAGTAGATTAGGACTGATGATTGGGTCAGATTTCATCAAAGCAGAATGGAATCAGTGGGCTTCTAAagtaaaatcaagaatagagaAACTCTTGCAAGAAACTCACAAGAAGGAGTGGACTGTTGAAATACTCCATGTTGAACACGTGAAACCATATGCACCACACATTGACCATCTTGTTGTTGATTTACAGTGTCAACCCACTGTGCAATGA